The Papaver somniferum cultivar HN1 chromosome 3, ASM357369v1, whole genome shotgun sequence genome includes a region encoding these proteins:
- the LOC113355396 gene encoding GTP-binding protein OBGC, chloroplastic-like, which yields MATSTSICFFAAHHHFLQPAIASQDRNQRRKRPQQQQIPRSKRRNNNIPSPKLKTKSKSLEEAVPSLARGGKYGLEATTYARLPPKDDFILPSLDSSAFNEVKLSELTQKISSLNFKDKYSILDKDDSDDDDDVGEEFVEVENIGFDNYGEQFEFPSQEEEEDYVVGNQFVGLGNSNVEESSDFDEFGEEEEDYKEKGVPAVMRCFDRAKIYVKAGDGGNGVVAFRREKFVPYGGPSGGDGGKGGNVYVEVDAEMNSLLPFRKNIHFRAGRGSHGQGSKQAGAKGESIIVKVAPGTVVREATGKGGEEGKVLLELLHPGQRALLLPGGRGGRGNASFKSGTNKVPKIAEKGEEGIDMWLDLELKLVADVGIVGSPNAGKSTLLSVISAAQPQIANYPFTTLLPNLGVVSFDYDATMVVADLPGLLEGAHRGFGLGHEFLRHTERCSVLIHVVDGSGEQPECEFDAVRLELELFNPELSTKPFLVAYNKMDLPEAYERWNSFKDNLEARGFRTFCMSAANRHGTDEVVTAAYQLLKEKVEVNKDPKGWAEPVNMNYVAERVRKQRNASISDFEISQDGGSWHVVGAGLQRFVQMTNWQYSESMRRFQHVLDACGVNKSLIKLGVKEGDKVVVGEMEMIWHDSNDNIGTPNTKKRLAGQIKYHLPK from the exons ATGGCCACTTCCACATCCATTTGTTTTTTCGCTGCTCATCACCATTTTCTTCAACCTGCCATTGCTTCTCAAGATCGAAACCAGCGAAGGAAGAGACCGCAGCAGCAGCAAATCCCTAGAAGcaaaagaagaaataataatatcCCAAGCCCTAAattgaaaacaaaaagcaaatctttagaagaagcagTTCCCAGTTTAGCAAGAGGAGGTAAATATGGTTTAGAAGCTACAACTTACGCAAGACTTCCTCCTAAAGATGACTTCATTTTACCCTCTTTGGATTCATCAGCTTTCAATGAAGTTAAACTTTCTGAACTCACTCAAAAAATATCTTCTTTGAATTTTAAAGATAAGTATTCAATTTTAGATAAAGatgacagtgatgatgatgatgatgttggggaagaatttgttgaagttgaaaacATTGGGTTCGATAATTATGGTGAACAATTTGAATTTCcaagtcaagaagaagaagaagattatgttGTTGGAAATCAATTTGTGGGACTTGGTAATAGCAATGTGGAggaatcttcagattttgatgaatttggagaggaggaagaagattaTAAGGAGAAAGGGGTGCCAGCGGTGATGAGATGTTTCGATAGGGCGAAAATATATGTCAAAGCAGGAGATGGAGGGAATGGAGTTGTtgcatttagaagagagaaatttGTACCATATGGAGGACCATCAGGTGGAGATGGAGGAAAGGGAGGTAATGTTTATGTTGAAGTTGATGCTGAAATGAATTCATTGTTACCATTCCGAAAGAATATTCATTTTAGAGCTGGAAGAGGATCTCATGGACAAGGAAGTAAACAAGCTGGGGCTAAAGGGGAGAGTATTATTGTCAAGGTTGCCCCTGGCACTGTTGTTAGGGAAGCAACTGGTAAAGGTGGGGAAGAGGGAAAAGTCCTATTGGAGTTATTGCATCCTGGCCAGAGAGCTTTATTATTACCTGGGGGAAGGGGTGGAAGAGGAAATGCTTCGTTTAAATCCGGAACCAACAAGGTACCAAAGatagcagagaagggagaagaaggcATTGACAT GTGGTTGGATTTGGAGCTAAAGCTGGTTGCTGATGTTGGAATTGTGGGATCCCCAAATGCAGGAAAAAGCACTCTGCTTAGTGTTATAAGTGCTGCTCAGCCACAAATAGCTAATTATCCGTTCACGACTCTACTTCCCAATTTGGGTGTGGTTTCATTTGATTACGATGCCACCATGGTCGTAGCAGATCTACCTGGTTTACTTGAAGGTGCACACCGAGGGTTCGGTTTAGGTCACGAGTTTCTACGGCACACTGAAAGATGTTCTGTCCTG ATACATGTTGTTGATGGCTCGGGAGAGCAGCCGGAGTGTGAATTCGATGCAGTTCGTCTGGAGCTGGAGCTGTTCAATCCAGAGCTTTCCACAAAGCCATTTTTAGTTGCATATAATAAAATGGATCTTCCAGAGGCATATGAGAGATGGAATTCGTTTAAGGACAACCTTGAAGCTCGTGGTTTCCGAACATTTTGTATGAGTGCAGCGAATAGACATGGCACTGATGAAGTAGTTACAGCTGCTTATCAGCTTTTAAAGGAAAAAGTGGAAGTGAACAAAGATCCTAAAG GTTGGGCAGAACCAGTAAATATGAATTATGTTGCTGAAAGGGTACGAAAGCAACGAAATGCTTCTATTAGTGACTTTGAAATCTCTCAAGATGGCGGTAGTTGGCATGTGGTTGGAGCAGGGCTACAACGTTTTGTTCAAATGACAAACTGGCA GTACTCAGAATCCATGAGAAGGTTCCAGCATGTTTTAGACGCTTGTGGTGTCAACAAGTCTCTTATCAAACTTGGGGTCAAGGAAGGTGACAAGGTGGTTGTTGGTGAG ATGGAGATGATATGGCATGATTCTAACGACAACATTGGCACGCCCAATACGAAGAAACGCTTAGCGGGTCAAATCAAGTATCATCTGCCGAAATAA